Proteins co-encoded in one Alcanivorax sp. genomic window:
- a CDS encoding AarF/UbiB family protein encodes MKAWLEGERSGLSLALNTARGGFRIAETLGVVGRQGLGWLLGNRPPVPALLRTTFESLGTTYIKLGQFIASSPSIFPEEYVEEFQRCLDRTPPLPFHYIRQTIEKELGQPLEDLYLSVDPKPLASASIAQVHSAKLKNGKDVVIKVQRPGVQNVLLTDFNFLYLAARITERLAPGLSKSAISGVIEELQAGMLEECDFIKEAANLKAFNAFLKDTGNTSAVAPEPVMSHTSGKVLTMERFFGVPLTDMNVLKKYTDDPAQTLISALNTWFSSLMMCDFFHADVHAGNLMLLEDGRVGFIDFGIVGRIRREAWNGMAKFFDAIGRGDIRQMAEAMAVIGMTREEVDVDALARDIEKLQGALGQVDPSALIQADRNDKEVNRLLMDLVKIGEGHGIRFPREFALLLKQFLYFDRYVQVLAPEMDMFTDSRLDMFGGGDDLPGGLLH; translated from the coding sequence ATGAAGGCGTGGCTGGAAGGTGAACGCAGTGGCCTTTCCCTGGCGTTGAATACGGCCCGTGGTGGTTTCCGAATCGCTGAGACTCTGGGAGTGGTAGGTCGTCAGGGTTTGGGGTGGCTGCTCGGCAATCGCCCGCCAGTGCCGGCTTTGCTGAGGACTACCTTCGAATCTTTGGGCACCACCTATATCAAGCTTGGTCAATTTATCGCCAGCTCGCCGTCCATTTTTCCGGAAGAATACGTGGAAGAATTCCAGCGCTGCCTGGATCGAACACCACCACTACCTTTTCATTACATCCGTCAGACCATTGAAAAAGAACTGGGGCAACCTCTAGAGGATCTTTATCTATCTGTCGACCCCAAACCATTGGCCAGTGCGTCCATTGCGCAGGTACATTCTGCCAAGTTGAAAAATGGCAAAGACGTGGTGATCAAGGTTCAACGTCCGGGTGTGCAGAATGTTTTGCTCACAGATTTCAATTTTTTGTATCTTGCCGCGCGGATTACCGAGCGTCTTGCTCCCGGACTTTCCAAGTCGGCCATTTCCGGCGTGATTGAAGAATTGCAGGCGGGCATGCTGGAAGAGTGCGACTTCATCAAGGAGGCCGCCAATCTGAAAGCCTTCAATGCATTTCTGAAAGATACCGGTAATACCAGTGCTGTCGCCCCGGAGCCGGTGATGTCCCATACCTCCGGCAAGGTGCTGACCATGGAGCGATTCTTTGGTGTGCCGTTGACGGATATGAATGTGCTGAAGAAATACACTGACGATCCCGCCCAGACCCTGATATCAGCGCTCAATACCTGGTTTTCCAGCCTGATGATGTGTGATTTCTTCCATGCGGATGTGCATGCTGGCAATTTGATGTTACTGGAGGATGGCCGGGTAGGGTTCATCGACTTCGGTATCGTCGGCCGGATTCGACGTGAAGCCTGGAATGGCATGGCCAAATTCTTCGATGCCATTGGACGTGGTGATATTCGTCAGATGGCCGAAGCCATGGCGGTGATCGGCATGACCCGCGAAGAGGTGGACGTGGATGCTCTGGCCAGGGATATCGAAAAGCTGCAGGGCGCGCTGGGTCAGGTAGATCCCTCGGCCCTGATCCAGGCGGACCGCAATGACAAGGAAGTGAACCGGCTGCTGATGGATTTGGTCAAGATCGGCGAAGGTCACGGCATCCGTTTCCCCCGCGAGTTCGCATTGCTGCTCAAACAGTTCCTCTATTTCGACCGTTATGTTCAGGTGCTGGCACCGGAGATGGACATGTTCACCGACAGCCGGCTGGACATGTTTGGCGGGGGAGATGACCTGCCGGGCGGTCTACTGCACTAA
- a CDS encoding putative solute-binding protein — translation MNTNNKIYGVIVRFFKLLAASTLLATSLFAQAEDSLNLTPAQQAELERFAPGVELTPALAEKLRAIAFDQSRSLDERIDAMQKVAGFTRGEPLKRRICIWDVAGRVGPIYKAAEDQRTRLLEYGVDLDIQAYTNESVIAEDLKAGICDAALMTGLRGRLFNRYTGTIDAVGGLPTDEHMRILLQVLANPKSADKMVSGEYVILGIAPAGGAYVFVNDKNINTLANASGKRVAVLDYDPTQAKMVSQIGATPVASDILSAPNKFNNGVVDVLPAPLVAYEVLELYKGLSPDGGIINYPLAQISMQLIGRKDKFPNEVAQLVREEFFNSYHLIKERLDIEAAKVPEHWFIEIPADDKQEYEVLMQEARLTLREQGYYDADMLTLQRKIRCKLEPTRGECANPVE, via the coding sequence ATGAATACAAACAACAAGATATATGGAGTCATCGTGCGCTTCTTCAAATTACTTGCCGCCAGCACCCTGCTGGCCACCTCCCTGTTCGCGCAGGCCGAGGATAGCCTGAACCTGACGCCGGCCCAACAAGCCGAACTGGAGCGGTTCGCCCCCGGCGTGGAATTGACCCCGGCACTGGCAGAAAAACTTCGCGCCATCGCCTTTGATCAAAGCCGCAGCCTGGATGAACGGATTGATGCCATGCAGAAAGTGGCTGGCTTTACACGCGGCGAACCACTCAAGCGCCGCATTTGTATCTGGGACGTGGCCGGGCGCGTCGGGCCAATCTATAAAGCCGCCGAAGACCAGCGCACCCGCCTGCTGGAATACGGTGTGGACCTGGATATTCAGGCCTATACCAACGAATCGGTCATCGCAGAGGATCTGAAAGCCGGTATCTGCGACGCAGCCCTGATGACCGGTCTCAGGGGGCGCCTGTTTAATCGTTACACCGGTACCATCGATGCCGTTGGCGGCCTCCCCACCGACGAGCACATGCGCATCCTTCTCCAGGTGCTGGCCAACCCGAAATCCGCCGACAAGATGGTGAGTGGCGAGTATGTGATCCTCGGTATTGCTCCCGCTGGCGGCGCCTATGTGTTTGTGAATGACAAGAACATCAACACCCTGGCCAATGCCTCCGGCAAACGTGTGGCCGTGCTGGATTATGACCCCACCCAGGCGAAAATGGTGTCGCAGATCGGTGCTACCCCCGTGGCCTCGGATATCCTGTCAGCGCCCAACAAGTTCAATAACGGTGTGGTTGATGTTCTCCCGGCCCCGCTGGTGGCCTACGAGGTACTGGAACTTTACAAAGGGCTTTCACCGGATGGCGGCATCATCAATTACCCGCTGGCCCAGATTTCCATGCAGCTGATTGGTCGCAAGGACAAGTTCCCCAATGAAGTGGCGCAACTGGTACGGGAAGAGTTCTTCAACAGCTACCACCTGATCAAGGAACGGCTGGATATTGAAGCGGCCAAGGTGCCAGAACATTGGTTCATCGAGATTCCGGCAGACGACAAGCAGGAATACGAAGTCCTCATGCAGGAAGCCCGCCTGACCCTGCGTGAACAGGGTTATTACGATGCAGACATGCTGACCCTGCAACGCAAGATCCGCTGCAAGCTGGAACCGACGCGTGGGGAGTGTGCGAATCCGGTGGAATAG
- a CDS encoding putative solute-binding protein: protein MASPRLLIATFCLAVLGSTSWALDLTPKQQEQLKAAREEMGLKDDEPFKRHICLWDLSGKSGPIFNGATNLRLDLIRYNMDISLEAFTNEGVLAASLKNGHCDAALMSGFRARQFNRFSGTIDAIGALPDLEHMKILLRTLAHPNLDKYMVSNKYQTLAVTPAGAAYLFVDDKRMNSLAQAAGKKVAVLDFDPGQSRLVTHIGAAPVSTTMATAPNLFNNGTVNILPAPLIAYEVLELYKGMDPDGGIVDYPIVQLTAQLIAHTDRFPPAIAALIREVAADSFSSIQTALEREAGEIPAHWWIDVSTSNRQEYDSMMRAARLKLRESGYYDATMLSIMKRIRCNQAPQRPECSQETE from the coding sequence ATGGCTTCGCCCCGATTACTGATTGCCACTTTTTGTCTTGCCGTGCTCGGCTCCACCAGCTGGGCACTGGACCTGACCCCCAAACAACAGGAACAACTGAAAGCTGCACGCGAGGAAATGGGCTTGAAGGACGACGAGCCTTTCAAGCGGCACATCTGTCTGTGGGATTTATCCGGCAAGTCCGGTCCAATCTTCAATGGTGCCACCAATCTGCGCCTGGACCTGATTCGCTACAACATGGACATCAGCCTGGAGGCGTTCACCAATGAGGGCGTTCTGGCGGCCTCATTGAAAAACGGGCACTGTGACGCCGCCTTGATGAGCGGGTTCCGGGCCCGACAGTTCAATCGCTTCTCCGGCACCATTGATGCCATTGGCGCCCTGCCCGACCTGGAACACATGAAGATCCTGTTGCGCACCCTTGCCCATCCCAATCTGGACAAGTACATGGTGAGCAACAAATACCAGACATTGGCAGTGACCCCGGCGGGCGCCGCCTATCTGTTTGTCGACGACAAGCGCATGAACTCGCTCGCCCAGGCGGCGGGCAAGAAAGTGGCCGTACTGGATTTTGATCCCGGTCAGTCCAGGCTGGTCACCCACATTGGTGCCGCTCCGGTATCCACCACAATGGCCACCGCCCCCAACCTGTTCAACAACGGCACGGTCAACATTCTTCCCGCGCCCCTGATCGCCTATGAGGTGCTGGAGCTGTACAAGGGCATGGACCCGGATGGCGGCATTGTGGACTATCCGATCGTGCAGCTCACCGCCCAGTTGATCGCGCACACCGACCGGTTTCCACCGGCTATTGCTGCCCTGATCCGGGAAGTGGCAGCGGACAGTTTCAGCTCCATTCAAACCGCACTGGAAAGAGAAGCAGGAGAGATCCCTGCGCACTGGTGGATTGATGTCTCAACGTCGAACCGGCAAGAGTATGACAGCATGATGCGGGCCGCCCGGCTAAAGCTCCGCGAAAGCGGTTACTATGACGCCACCATGCTGTCGATCATGAAACGTATCCGCTGCAACCAGGCCCCGCAACGGCCAGAATGCAGCCAGGAAACGGAATAA
- a CDS encoding putative solute-binding protein, producing MHKRITFALAIGLFCSLVSAANLTDAQKEKLQQLVPGTTLSDRTMEQMADIFYTREMPVRSRLQAISKLVGFDQMPKGSSFSRTICIWDIAGRNGPVFNAAMEQKALATEYGIDLKMEPYTSETVMVEEFKAGRCDAALMSGLRARQFNLYSGSVDAIGAIPDQQHMHTLLQVMAHPKQAGHMVQGDYVVMGIYPAGAAHIFVNDRSISSLAKAAGRRVAVLDYDQTQAEMVASIGATPVSTDIVSAPNKFNNGQIDILPAPLIAYEILELYKGMKPDGGIVDYPLTQLTMQLIGRLDKFPNEVAQLIREASFEAYPQVIARLNQETDRVPAKWMISIPEKDKQEYEVMMQEARTALKNRDYYSADMLTLQRKIRCKFNPARAECSQGGS from the coding sequence ATGCACAAGCGCATTACCTTTGCCCTGGCCATTGGCCTGTTCTGCTCGCTGGTCAGTGCTGCCAACCTGACCGATGCCCAGAAGGAAAAGCTGCAGCAGCTGGTGCCCGGTACCACGCTTTCCGACAGAACCATGGAGCAGATGGCGGATATCTTCTATACCCGGGAGATGCCGGTTCGCTCTCGACTGCAGGCGATCAGCAAGCTGGTGGGTTTTGACCAGATGCCGAAGGGTTCGTCCTTCAGCCGCACCATCTGCATCTGGGACATCGCCGGCCGCAATGGCCCGGTTTTCAATGCCGCCATGGAGCAGAAGGCGCTGGCCACCGAATACGGTATCGACCTGAAAATGGAACCCTACACCAGCGAAACGGTGATGGTGGAAGAGTTCAAGGCTGGGCGCTGTGATGCCGCCCTGATGAGCGGACTGCGGGCCAGACAGTTCAATCTGTATTCCGGCAGCGTGGATGCCATCGGCGCCATTCCCGACCAACAGCATATGCATACCTTGCTGCAAGTGATGGCCCATCCAAAACAGGCAGGCCACATGGTGCAAGGAGATTATGTGGTCATGGGAATTTACCCTGCTGGCGCAGCCCATATCTTTGTGAATGATCGCAGCATCAGCTCCCTGGCCAAGGCCGCCGGCCGCAGGGTTGCGGTGCTCGATTACGACCAGACCCAGGCGGAGATGGTGGCCTCTATCGGCGCCACCCCGGTCAGTACCGATATTGTTTCCGCGCCGAACAAGTTCAATAACGGGCAGATCGATATTCTGCCGGCCCCACTGATTGCCTATGAAATCCTTGAGCTCTACAAAGGCATGAAGCCCGACGGCGGGATTGTTGATTACCCGCTCACACAGCTCACCATGCAGCTGATTGGCCGGCTGGACAAATTTCCCAATGAAGTGGCACAGCTTATCCGCGAAGCTTCCTTTGAAGCCTACCCACAGGTGATTGCACGGTTGAATCAGGAAACGGACCGGGTACCTGCCAAGTGGATGATTTCCATTCCTGAAAAGGACAAGCAGGAATATGAAGTCATGATGCAGGAAGCCCGTACGGCGCTGAAAAACCGTGACTATTACAGTGCCGACATGCTTACCCTTCAGCGCAAGATCCGCTGCAAGTTCAACCCCGCCCGCGCCGAGTGCAGCCAGGGCGGCAGCTGA
- a CDS encoding YciK family oxidoreductase has protein sequence MTDIQNDALNYACPEDAFKDRIILVTGAGAGIGRTAALTLAAHGATVILLGRTQEKLERVYDEIKAAGGPEPALAPVNLAVARPEDFQELAGLFDKEFGRLDGILHNASILGDITPLDRYGTGTWDSVMQVNVNSAFYLTQAMLPLLRASEDARLLFTSSSVGRKGRAFWGAYAVSKAATENLAQVLAEELENTTNIRVNTLNPGGTRTDMRALAYPGEDPMTIKTPADIMAPYLYLLGPASKNVNGQSIDAQPK, from the coding sequence ATGACGGATATTCAAAACGACGCCCTCAACTATGCCTGTCCTGAAGACGCCTTCAAGGACCGCATTATTCTGGTTACCGGCGCCGGTGCCGGTATCGGTCGCACTGCCGCACTGACCCTGGCCGCCCATGGCGCCACCGTGATCCTGCTGGGTCGCACCCAGGAAAAACTGGAGCGGGTCTACGATGAAATCAAGGCCGCCGGCGGGCCGGAACCGGCCCTGGCGCCGGTGAATCTGGCCGTGGCCCGGCCGGAGGATTTCCAGGAACTGGCCGGCCTGTTCGACAAGGAGTTCGGTCGCCTGGACGGCATTCTGCACAATGCGTCCATCCTGGGTGACATCACCCCCCTGGACCGTTACGGCACCGGCACCTGGGATTCCGTCATGCAGGTCAATGTGAACAGCGCTTTTTATCTTACCCAGGCCATGCTGCCGCTGCTGCGCGCCAGTGAGGATGCCCGCCTGTTGTTCACCTCTTCCAGCGTGGGCCGTAAGGGCCGCGCTTTCTGGGGCGCCTATGCGGTCTCCAAGGCGGCCACCGAAAATCTGGCCCAGGTATTGGCCGAAGAGCTGGAAAACACCACCAACATTCGCGTCAACACCCTGAACCCTGGCGGTACGCGCACCGATATGCGCGCCCTGGCCTACCCCGGTGAAGACCCGATGACCATCAAGACTCCGGCGGACATCATGGCGCCCTACCTCTACCTGCTCGGCCCCGCCAGCAAGAACGTGAACGGCCAGTCCATCGACGCGCAGCCGAAGTGA
- a CDS encoding HAD-IA family hydrolase: MNKLEAVYFDLDGTLIDTAPDFYTVLNTLLKKHGRPEVTYSAVRANVSNGARALTELGFGTGPEDLTFPAFLDELLDAYEQHLAVDTVLFPGMAEALDWMDDNRIPWGIVTNKPSRFTHKVLAGLGLAERVGPVLCPDDVKQRKPDPEGLLIAARQDNVDPVHCLYVGDHLRDIQAGQNAGMATAVAAFGYIDADDDPRGWQANYYLEQGSDLLPLLQKLRG; encoded by the coding sequence ATGAATAAGCTGGAAGCCGTTTACTTCGATCTCGACGGCACCCTGATCGATACCGCACCGGACTTTTATACGGTGCTGAACACTCTGCTGAAAAAGCACGGCCGCCCGGAAGTCACTTACTCCGCGGTACGCGCCAATGTCTCCAACGGGGCGCGAGCGCTCACCGAGCTGGGCTTTGGTACCGGCCCGGAGGACCTGACTTTTCCGGCGTTTCTGGACGAGCTGCTGGATGCCTACGAACAACATCTGGCGGTGGACACGGTGCTGTTTCCGGGCATGGCGGAAGCACTGGACTGGATGGACGATAACCGGATTCCCTGGGGCATCGTCACCAACAAACCCTCGCGCTTCACTCACAAGGTGCTGGCCGGGCTGGGTCTGGCTGAGCGGGTTGGCCCGGTGCTCTGCCCGGACGATGTGAAGCAGCGCAAACCGGATCCGGAAGGCCTGCTGATTGCCGCCCGTCAGGACAATGTGGATCCCGTCCACTGCCTGTATGTCGGCGATCATCTGCGTGATATTCAGGCAGGACAGAATGCTGGCATGGCCACCGCCGTGGCGGCGTTTGGTTATATTGATGCGGACGATGATCCGCGTGGCTGGCAGGCCAATTATTATCTGGAACAAGGCTCAGACTTGTTGCCGCTGCTACAAAAATTACGCGGCTAA
- the ubiG gene encoding bifunctional 2-polyprenyl-6-hydroxyphenol methylase/3-demethylubiquinol 3-O-methyltransferase UbiG → MPSSGNKRLPEPITVTETQNSVPNVDAGEIAKFNALAEQWWDPNSQFRPLHDINPLRLNYIDERVSLPGKKVIDIGCGGGLLSEGMARRGAEVTGIDMGEAPLAVARIHAEQAGVAVEYLQTPAEKIAEERAGQYDVVTCLEMLEHVPDPSSVIRACATLVKPGGHVFFSTINRNPKAFMFAIVGAEYVLRLLPRGTHEYAKLIKPSELAGWARDAALDVKDTTGMVYNPLTQVYKLNRDVSVNYLMYARKGE, encoded by the coding sequence ATGCCCAGCAGTGGCAACAAACGATTGCCGGAGCCGATAACCGTGACTGAGACACAAAACAGCGTACCCAATGTGGATGCCGGGGAAATTGCCAAGTTCAACGCCCTGGCCGAACAGTGGTGGGACCCCAACTCCCAGTTCCGCCCCCTGCACGACATCAACCCGCTGCGACTCAACTATATTGATGAGCGTGTCAGCCTGCCGGGCAAGAAAGTCATCGATATTGGCTGCGGTGGCGGCCTGCTGTCCGAGGGCATGGCCCGTCGCGGCGCAGAAGTAACCGGTATCGATATGGGCGAAGCGCCGCTGGCGGTGGCCCGCATTCATGCGGAACAGGCCGGTGTTGCAGTGGAATACCTGCAGACCCCGGCGGAAAAGATCGCCGAAGAGCGGGCCGGCCAGTATGACGTGGTGACCTGCCTGGAAATGCTGGAACACGTGCCCGATCCCTCTTCCGTGATCCGCGCCTGCGCCACCCTGGTCAAACCCGGCGGCCATGTGTTCTTCAGCACCATCAACCGCAACCCGAAAGCCTTCATGTTCGCCATCGTGGGTGCGGAATACGTTTTGCGCCTGCTGCCCCGCGGCACCCATGAATACGCCAAGCTGATCAAGCCCTCGGAACTGGCCGGCTGGGCCCGCGATGCGGCACTGGACGTGAAAGACACCACCGGCATGGTCTACAACCCGCTCACGCAGGTGTACAAGCTGAACCGGGATGTGTCGGTGAATTACCTGATGTACGCCCGTAAAGGCGAATAA
- a CDS encoding TRZ/ATZ family hydrolase, translating into MSDHQADLIVHARWIATVSDDDAVLENHALVVKDGRITDLLPSALADEKWQASEVIRLGDHLLIPGLVNAHTHAAMNLLRGIADDLPLMTWLENHIWPAEGQFVSEQFVYEGTRLAAAEMIRSGTTTFADMYFFPSSAAKATVEAGLRASLFCPLLDFPTPMGSGPDDYIRLATDAMDEWRHDPRIQIGFGPHAPYTVSDEPLKKVLTLAEELDAPVMMHVHETAGEIQMAVGNTGERPLTRLKDLGLLSPRLLAVHMTQLTDEEIEFVAETGTQVVHCPESNLKLASGFAPVEKLRKAGINVALGTDGAASNNDLDMIGEARTAAFLAKGVSLEADALPAAEALKMATLNGARALGRDDEIGSLEIGKQADMVAVDLNRLETLPVYDPVAQLIYAATRDQVTHSWVGGRCLMDSRKLTTLNDALILKNAQQWQQTIAGADNRD; encoded by the coding sequence ATGAGCGACCATCAGGCCGACCTGATTGTCCACGCCCGCTGGATTGCCACCGTGTCCGACGACGACGCGGTACTGGAAAATCATGCCCTGGTAGTGAAGGACGGACGCATTACCGACCTGCTGCCCAGCGCCCTTGCCGACGAGAAATGGCAGGCCAGCGAGGTCATCCGGCTGGGCGACCACCTGCTGATCCCCGGGTTGGTCAACGCTCACACCCACGCAGCCATGAACCTGCTGCGCGGTATTGCCGACGACCTGCCGCTGATGACCTGGCTGGAGAATCACATCTGGCCCGCAGAAGGGCAGTTTGTCAGCGAGCAGTTTGTCTACGAAGGCACCAGACTCGCCGCCGCGGAAATGATCCGCTCCGGCACCACCACTTTCGCGGACATGTACTTCTTCCCGTCCAGTGCCGCCAAGGCCACCGTGGAGGCGGGCCTGCGCGCCAGTCTGTTCTGCCCGCTGCTGGACTTCCCCACTCCCATGGGCTCCGGCCCTGACGACTATATCCGGCTGGCCACCGATGCCATGGACGAGTGGCGCCATGATCCGCGCATCCAGATCGGCTTTGGCCCCCATGCCCCTTATACCGTGTCTGACGAACCGCTAAAGAAGGTGCTGACCCTGGCGGAAGAGCTGGATGCACCAGTGATGATGCACGTGCATGAAACCGCCGGCGAAATCCAGATGGCGGTGGGCAACACCGGTGAACGCCCGCTGACCCGCCTGAAGGATCTGGGCTTGCTGTCTCCCCGCCTGCTGGCGGTTCACATGACCCAGCTCACCGACGAGGAAATCGAGTTTGTCGCCGAGACAGGTACCCAGGTGGTGCATTGCCCGGAATCCAATCTGAAACTGGCCAGCGGCTTTGCCCCGGTGGAGAAATTGCGCAAGGCCGGCATCAACGTGGCCCTGGGCACAGACGGGGCCGCCAGCAACAATGATCTGGACATGATCGGCGAAGCCCGTACCGCCGCCTTCCTGGCCAAGGGCGTGAGCCTGGAGGCCGATGCCTTGCCCGCCGCCGAAGCCCTGAAAATGGCCACCCTGAATGGTGCCAGGGCGCTGGGCCGGGATGACGAGATCGGTTCACTGGAAATTGGCAAGCAAGCGGATATGGTAGCGGTGGATCTGAACCGGCTGGAGACCCTGCCGGTCTATGATCCGGTGGCGCAGCTGATTTACGCCGCCACCCGCGACCAGGTGACCCACAGCTGGGTGGGCGGACGCTGCCTGATGGACAGCCGCAAGTTGACCACCCTGAACGACGCCCTGATTCTGAAGAATGCCCAGCAGTGGCAACAAACGATTGCCGGAGCCGATAACCGTGACTGA